Proteins encoded in a region of the Raphanus sativus cultivar WK10039 chromosome 8, ASM80110v3, whole genome shotgun sequence genome:
- the LOC130499207 gene encoding LOW QUALITY PROTEIN: glucose-6-phosphate 1-dehydrogenase 1, chloroplastic-like (The sequence of the model RefSeq protein was modified relative to this genomic sequence to represent the inferred CDS: inserted 1 base in 1 codon) — translation MATHTMIVRSSASSSAHAASSLVKETLPLFTTRSLTFPQRKSSFSRLRLRFFAEKLSQLYSSNGCASLQDSGDNLTEEHDTKEESSTSTTLSITVVGASGDLAKKKIFPALFALFYEGCLPHDFSVFGYARTKLTHEELRVMIGRTLTCRIDQRENCVDKMDQFLKRCFYHSGQYNSEEDFAELNTKLKKKEEGKVSNRLYYLSIPPNIFVDVVRCASLRASSANGWTRVIVEKPFGRDSQSSGELTRCLKQYLTEEQIFRIDHYLGKELVENLSVLRFSNLVFEPLWSRTYIRNVQLIFSEDFGTEGRGGYFDQYGIIRDIMQNHLLQILALFAMETPVSLDAEDIRSEKVKVLRSMKPLLLXDMVVGQYKGHSKGGKAYPGYTDDPTVPKNSLTPTFAAAAMFINNARWDGVPFLMKAGKALHTRGAEIRVQFRHVPGNLYKKNFATDLDKATNELVIRVQPDEGIYLRINNKVPGLGMRLDRSDLNLLYRSRYPREIPDAYERLLLDAIEGERRLFIRSDELDAAWDLFTPALKELEQKKIVPELYPYGSRGPVGAHYLASKYNVRWGDLEDA, via the exons atGGCGACTCATACTATGATCGTTCGTTCCTCAGCCTCATCCTCTGCTCACGCTGCTTCGTCTCTAGTAAAAGAGACTCTACCACTCTTCACAACTAGATCTCTCACATTCCCTCAGAGAAAATCCTCCTTCTCTCGTCTTCGGTTGAGATTCTTTGCCGAGAAACTTTCTCAGCTCTATTCCTCTAATGGCTGTGCCTCTTTACAAGACT CTGGAGATAATCTTACAGAGGAACATGACACAAAAGAAGAGTCATCAACATCAACCACTCTTAGTATTACAGTGGTTGGAGCCTCTGGAGATTTGGCCAAGAAGAAAATATTCCCTGCATTGTTTGCTCTCTTTTACGAGGGCTGTCTTCCTCATGACTTCTCTGTTTTTGGTTATGCTCGGACCAAACTCACACATGAGGAGCTTCGTGTCATGATCGGTAGAACTTTAACTTGCCGGATAGACCAAAG GGAGAACTGTGTGGACAAAATGGATCAGTTCTTAAAAAGATGCTTTTACCATTCGGGTCAGTATAACTCTGAAGAAGATTTTGCAGAACTAAACACCAAGCTCAAAAAGAAAGAG gaAGGAAAGGTATCAAACAGGCTGTACTATTTGTCTATTCCACCAAACATATTCGTGGATGTGGTAAGGTGTGCAAGCCTTAGAGCCTCCTCAGCGAATGGCTGGACAAGAGTCATCGTCGAAAAGCCATTCGGCCGTGACTCCCAATCATCTGGAGAGTTAACCAGATGTCTTAAACAGTATCTCACAGAGGAGCAAATCTTCAGGATCGACCACTATTTGGGAAAGGAACTCGTTGAGAATCTTTCGGTGCTTCGATTCTCAAATCTTGTTTTCGAGCCTCTTTGGTCAAGAACTTACATACGCAACGTTCAGCTGATTTTCTCTGAAGACTTTGGTACAGAAGGACGCGGAGG TTACTTTGATCAATATGGAATCATACGAGACATCATGCAAAACCATCTCTTGCAAATTCTTGCACTGTTCGCAATGGAGACGCCTGTGAGCTTAGACGCTGAGGACATAAGGAGCGAGAAGGTCAAAGTTCTGAGGTCAATGAAACCGTTACTGC AAGATATGGTTGTTGGTCAGTACAAAGGGCATAGCAAGGGAGGAAAGGCTTATCCAGGCTATACAGACGACCCAACGGTTCCCAAGAACAGTCTCACTCCCACGTTTGCTGCGGCGGCTATGTTCATCAACAATGCGAGATGGGACGGTGTTCCTTTCCTTATGAAAGCCGGAAAGGCTCTGCATACCAGAGGTGCAGAGATCAGGGTTCAGTTCAGACACGTCCCTGGAAACTTGTACAAGAAGAATTTCGCCACTGATTTAGACAAGGCAACTAATGAGCTGGTGATCAGAGTTCAGCCTGATGAAGGTATATACCTGAGGATCAACAACAAAGTGCCTGGTCTCGGAATGAGACTCGACCGAAGCGACCTTAACCTTCTGTATCGATCCAG GTATCCAAGAGAGATCCCAGATGCATATGAGAGACTGCTTCTTGATGCGATTGAAGGAGAAAGGAGGTTGTTTATAAGAAGTGATGAGTTGGATGCAGCATGGGATCTATTCACACCGGCTTTGAAGGAACTCGAGCAGAAGAAAATAGTTCCTGAGCTGTATCCATATGGGAGCAGAGGTCCTGTTGGCGCACATTACCTTGCATCTAAGTACAATGTTAGATGGGGAGATCTTGAAGATGCTTAA